CAATTTAAAATCACCAACACACAACAACTTATAATAACCACCAACACACAATTTAAAATCTCAAGTAACGCTTGTGCACCACCTTTCCCCAACCGTAGGTGATGTGCCTTATCAATGTAGTTACGACAATCTTTTTCCCCAAAGGGTACGTTCTCAAACCCACCTGCATCAGTCACGATAGCTTGGAAACTCTTATTCATCCGTATGCCAGCCTCATCATTTGTATCAAAAACCCTCTTAACGGACTCACTAACTTCTCTattgcatctgaaaaacctggATTTTCTTGGACTTAGCACATGATTGTGTGTGTTAAATACCGATGTGACACACAACTTCTCATTCTTCAACAATACATTCATCATTGCCTTGCAGTCTGTCTTGCTTGTTGGCCGAGGCTTAGAGACATTTGACGTCCGATTCCGTGCCTTGCCACCACGAGCACATCCTAGAGTGACGTATTTGATAGTCCCATCCTTCTCCCTTTTACTCCTCTGTGTCATTATCCCAAATCCACATTGTTTACCGTACTTTTTATAGTAAGCAACCAACTCATTTTCTGATTCAAAGCACATCCCTGCCTTTGGCTCCTCAGTGATATCACACCCTGTAGTAGGCTCCGTGGATAGTGTCTCGAAACTGCCAGCCTCATTGGTATCAATAGTATTACCCAAAGAGGCAGTATATTGAGC
The window above is part of the Juglans regia cultivar Chandler unplaced genomic scaffold, Walnut 2.0 Scaffold_20336, whole genome shotgun sequence genome. Proteins encoded here:
- the LOC109019000 gene encoding uncharacterized protein LOC109019000 — translated: MMGPPPTAYPFPWSNQQYPWMPSFVAMPSSAAMPNYTTSASSSVASSSCSALPAFIHSTNANPYSCGSEENKAQQSHSVEATSDASLDSIEFEAQYTASLGNTIDTNEAGSFETLSTEPTTGCDITEEPKAGMCFESENELVAYYKKYGKQCGFGIMTQRSKREKDGTIKYVTLGCARGGKARNRTSNVSKPRPTSKTDCKAMMNVLLKNEKLCVTSVFNTHNHVLSPRKSRFFRCNREVSESVKRVFDTNDEAGIRMNKSFQAIVTDAGGFENVPFGEKDCRNYIDKAHHLRLGKGGAQALLEILN